In one Procambarus clarkii isolate CNS0578487 chromosome 29, FALCON_Pclarkii_2.0, whole genome shotgun sequence genomic region, the following are encoded:
- the LOC138369705 gene encoding uncharacterized protein: MPQQYINNALTITQKYLSNASTMPQQCLNNASTMPHQCLNNASTIPQQCLNNAPIMPQHYLNNAPTIPQQCLIKASTMPHKGLNNSSTIPQQFLNNTSTMPHKGLNNASTIPQQFLNNAPTIPQKYPNKASTRPYNASTMPQQGLIKASRRPQQGLNNASTRPQQCLNKASTMPQQCLNNAPTMPQQCPNNASTMPQQCLNNTRTMTQLFLEARR; this comes from the coding sequence atgcctcaacaatacATCAACAATGCCCTAACAATTACCCAAAAATACCTCAGCAATGcttcaacaatgcctcaacaatgtctgaacaatgcctcaacaatgcctcaccaatgcctcaacaatgcctcaacaatacctcaacaatgcctcaacaatgcccCAATAATGCCTCAACATTACCTTAACAATGCCCCAACAatacctcaacaatgcctcataaaggcctcaacaatgcctcataAAGGCCTCAACAATTCCTCAACAATACCTCAACAATTCCTCAACAatacctcaacaatgcctcataaaggcctcaacaatgcctcaacaataccTCAACAATTCCTCAACAATGCCCCAACAATACCTCAAAAATACCCCAACAAGGCCTCAACAAGGCCttacaatgcctcaacaatgcccCAACAAGGCCTCATCAAGGCCTCAAGAAGGCCTCAACAAGGCCTTAACAATGCCTCAACAAGGccccaacaatgcctcaacaaggCCTCAACAATGccccaacaatgcctcaacaatgccccaacaatgcctcaacaatgccccaacaatgcctcaacaatgcctcaacaatgcctcaacaataccCGAACAATGACTCAACTATTCCTTGAGGCCAGAAGATGA